The DNA sequence AACACGAACAGGGGCATCATGAAACCTGGGGGGGTTAACACGAGCATGAAGGAGGTTGACCGTTCCAGgatctacaaaaaaaaattcagacaACATTAGTTACATACAAGAATATCACAAAAGTCTGGTGAATACTGTATGGCTTCAGACAATACATCACTAAaagctcaaaagaaaaaaaaaaaataataaaaaccaaatcgtgtaaaaaaacaaacaaacaaaaaaagaaacttctTGTATTTTCAATATACCATCCATGCAATACAATGTAAAAATAAGCTTTATACCATGAACAGGACCATATTGGATCTTGTTTAAGCGGTTACTAGGAACAGGAACTACAAAAAATTCAGACAAGAATATTGCAAAGTTCTGGCAAATATTGTATGATTTCAGGCAAGGCATCACTATTCTCATATTTAATCACCAACAAAACACTAAATAGAAACTTTACTTGTAATAATTTCTATTATTAGCTTGTAATCGTTCTATAtaactgtttagttttctatttttctacattttctgGTTGTTAAATTCTAAATACTCAATGGTTCTCTTTTATGTGACAGAGAAACAACAAATAATTAAGTGAATTGATCCAAATTAAATACTTGAATTTTAATAATCTTTCTACTTAATCTTTACCTGCTGTATGAAAGGTGATGCTGAGCACTACTGATTTTACATTGTCTGATTGTGTTGATCACCAACAAAACAATCACTAAAGCCATTACCAGTAACAGATTTGGCTCGACCTCCAGTGAACTGACTTCTCTGTGGTGTTTCACCTTCCCTGGGCTTATGAAGCACATCTGTGTTCTCTCCGGGAGGCTTTGTAACCACCATGGATGTGAGAGGGGTCACAAAACTGTACTTCAGTGACAGCTCCAAAGCCTCCTTCTTCACTTTCTCTTTCTCAGTTTCAGATAACTGAAGCCTGTGTCACAAAGGATTAAAAGAATAAGGGATCTGACACAGAAATCAAATGTAattaagtaattaaaaaaaaatgtttccatgtCCAAAGATAATCCAGTGTTTTGAAAATATTGATATAGGGTTACAAACCTGAAAGACTGTTTGAATTATGAACATGGATAAAATAATATACTACTTCCTTCAAGAAGGATTTGCAGCTGTATCGCAACAGCTGTGACACCCCAAAGTTAAAGAAATAAATTTACTTTGGAAACCAGCCTTTAGTCCAGAGCCAACCGGTTAAAAAGTacacaaataaattaaatagaATTAAAAGTGGTGGTAACATTGTTACCATCTCATGTCACCATTAAAACTGGAATCTGTGCAGTATTTTCCTAACAAATATATAAAGGTGTGTAAAACAGAATCTTTTGGGCCTTGGACTGAACAAGCCATTTCTTCTTCAGGCTTAGGTAAATTATGATGAGCCTTACCTGAAATCTCAGCTTTGCTGTGCCAATCTACAACTACTTAGTTTAGGGAAAAGATTTGTGTTGCTACCCTTTAGAATAAGCTCAttaattgaaaagaaaaaaagtggaaaGATGTTATAAGTCATACTCACTCTTTGTCCAGAAGCTGTTTAACTGTGAGGTACGCCCAAACCCTCTGGATACGGTCATCAGACACTGTTTGAGTGGATTCCACGGTTTCATTTGGGTTAGAGAATATTATTCTTCTATTACTCTGTAATAAATTAATTGTAATGTCAGTCTATCACAAAAAAGGTTTTGAGAAGAGTTCTGCTGATGAGTCCTGTGGATTGAGTCTTACTGAAATGGCCACAACTTGAGGGGTGAAGGTTTCAATGTTATTATCTGTGATCTCACCGGCCACCACAATCTCAGAACCATTATAATACTGACTGAAGTTAGTCTGGGTTAGATTGGTCCCACCCACATAGATCATTGTCACATCTGTCAGTAGAGGTGTGGCCACCTCTTCATAGAAACCCTGTTGACATACAGTGTGGAAGTGATACAAATCatgctctttcttttctttcaattcTCAGGGGTTTCAAATCACATAAAAGAAGAGTATATATAATTTAAATACCTTCAGCTGTAAATCAGCATCAGAGTCCTCATAAATCCGTCGTGCCACACCGTTATTTTGCAGCGACATTTTCTCAAGGAACTTAAAATCAAcatcaaaaccaaaaccaagacAGTACAGTGGGAATTTGCCTGCAATAGCCTCTCTTACATTTGACTGAATTTTCTCCAGATTTGTCACCCCTGAAAAGAGACAAGACATACCCAGTTCAGCTCATAAACAATGTAGTCTCATAATTCATAATAAATCAGGACTGTTAACCACAATAAGCTCATAAAGATCTCAGTTTCATGAAATATTTGTGTACATTTGTTTACAGATGTGCTTTATTACAACCTGAGGTTGGGTCTCCATCTGTGAGAAGTATAAGGATAGATGCTGAACCTTCTCTGTTATGTGCATTCAGCATACTTGCTCCTTGCAGCACTGCTTCATTTATGTCTGTGGCTGaaatgcaacaacaacaaacacattttcagtaCTGCTATTCCCCTCCCAACTGTTGATATTCCAAAATGTGTATTTACTACAACTTCTCACATCCTCTGTCTTGTATATTTTGTGCAAAGTTTTTGGCACTTTCCAGATTTTTGCTGTTGGCCTGAACGAGTTCTCGCTTCCAATGAAAAATGTTGCCATCAAAAGTGATCAGACCAAAGTAGTCATCTTCTGCCAGATCATTCAGAATGTGGATTAATGCGATCCTAGTCTGGGTaagaaaacataatttattgctacatattgtttttcttttcattaaaaatgtaaaaaaagaaaaaaatataaaataatatcagAAACTGACCCTTCAAATAATTTACCTGCTCAATTTTTCTGCCATGCATTGAGCCACTTTGATCAATAACAAAGACGACATTTTTTGGTATCCGAGGAAGATCAGATGGTGCAAAATGATGAACAAAGTACCCGTCAGATTTCTAAGGAggagttgtttaaaaaaaaaaaaaaaaaaaaaaacttggttataggtctgtgaaggttctcagtcatccaggtcatcgtagtcaaaggagtttgcaaagaaaagcgtctggacttctttaagttgcttgaagacgtttcacctctcatccgagaagcttcttcagttctaaggtcaaatggccgagagtcccagatttaaacccagtgggagtatccccccaaagagggacaaaggacaaaggaccctctttggggggatactcccacacccgctttcacaccttggctcatgtgattagaggatcatcagggggtcctttgtccctctttggggggatactcccactgggtttaaatctgggactctcggccatttgaccttagaactgaagaagcttctcggatgagaggttaAAACGTCTTCAAGctacttaaagaagtccagacgcttttctttgcaaactcctttgattGGTTATAGGATTATTCAAGAGGTTTTTTAGGACAAATCATACAGTTTGTGTTGCTAAAAGACCAGGATTTACCTTGATGTGTCCCAGTCCATTATCCCTGTTAACATCGTAAACAATAACCAGATCTCCATTCATACCCTGATCTCCACAGCTGTCACACATTTTCTGTTGGTCGACTGTTGGATAGAAATACACCCACGCCTGGAAACAGAGTGAATCACAGAGTTTGGAAACTTGAAAGAGAGCGATGTcagtgattttattttctgtatacatggtctgctgaaaatgtaaatgcaaaCAGAATTAAATGATTAGTAAACCactgaaattatgtttttatataaagAAAACTTTATATGTATTTGAACCACTGCATCATGAACACTtcagaaaaccaaaaacacttCGCTGCTGCAAAGAAGATTTAGAAACCAGCCTCTTTTCTAGTCTCTTTGGGCTGTTTTTTCTCTGCCTTGTGTTCATCTTTAAACACTAAAAGCAAGACTGTCTTCATCCGCAATATGATAGGGatctgtgttggtgtgtgtgactgtagcctcaggtttctgttgttttctggtAATTATGTAactgtttcaggtcattttatggAGTGATGATAAAGTAATTTATCAAGTaatgtaacaaattactttctcctGCAAGTAAGAAAGTAATGTtctaaattactttttttgttaagtATTGTGTAATAGTTGCTTTTTCTTGAGTAATGACCCAAACACTGGTGCTGACAGCATTTTTCTTGTCCAATCATTTTCTTCCAAATCTTTTACGAGCCAATCAGACTTTGTTTGGTGTGTTTTAAATCTCAGTTATCTTCTGCCGTTCATTCATCCAGCCTGTCTCATCACCATGTCCACCTCCGACTGATCATTCAGAGGCGCATCCATGTCTCCATCTTCACCTTCACCTCCACTGGCATCTAGAATCCATGGAGATCCTGCTCTTATGCCTATCATTGCTGGGACCTCATTCTACTATGATGGTTCATCAGAATCTATTAATCCAATTCTGTATCTCATGTAAATTCTGTAAATCATGTTCAGTTCTTCTAAGTGATCTCTAGTTAATAAACTGCTGTTTACGATTTGGAAGCACGATGTGCTGCCATCTACATTATGCCAGACATCGGAACTTTGCTAGCATTTGTGTTGTGTACAAGGATGAGAAATGAGCTATAATGTTGGAAGAAATATCATCGTTACCGCAATGGTTATTTGTGcattttactcattttatattcatACATTTTACACTGAGATCAAGCTCCCTCTTACTGCAAATGAATAACAACCTGTTAGTACCTCAAACTGTCTCTTGTTAGAAAGCTTGTGTTTTTTTACTGTTCTGCAACAAAAAAGATTTCAGTACCTGTTTATCTGCATGTGTTTTGGTGATGGCATTAGCGAGGGCGTTGGTGCTCAGGCCTCCTTTCACATCGATGAAACTGATGCCAGCTTCCTCGTGAATGTGCACATCCACCTGGtaataaatacaatacaataaaataaaagatctTATTATGTGTGATGTTATCTCAGCATTTTTCCACTAATAGATACCAACAAGACAATCACCTTGAAGTCTCTGACAGGCTGCATGGGTCGAGCATGAATTTGCAGCTCGTACTTGCCATGTGTGCGTTTCATCAGTTCCTCATATGTGAGTTCAAAAGTGACCTTTTTGTGAGCAGCCACAGTTACAGAGGTCTTAAATTCCTCCAGTGTCCTCCCTACAGAactaaagcagaaaaaaaattatcctACTAAATTGTAATTATGGCTGTAGTTTGAACTTGAGCAGGGAATAAGGTTAACTCTAAATATATTTTCCTATTCGCATTCTCATTAACATTATTTTAGAGAaatgaagaaagaagagaaaacaca is a window from the Pelmatolapia mariae isolate MD_Pm_ZW linkage group LG5, Pm_UMD_F_2, whole genome shotgun sequence genome containing:
- the LOC134628064 gene encoding inter-alpha-trypsin inhibitor heavy chain H3-like, which codes for MGRTVVQITFIGLLLALASTLPNKDDWDIYSFHINSTVTSRYATTVITSRVANRMDESKEIEFHVQIPKNAFISKFQMFIDGQVYDGVVKAKEQAQQQYTEAVSRGESAGLVSSVGRTLEEFKTSVTVAAHKKVTFELTYEELMKRTHGKYELQIHARPMQPVRDFKVDVHIHEEAGISFIDVKGGLSTNALANAITKTHADKQAWVYFYPTVDQQKMCDSCGDQGMNGDLVIVYDVNRDNGLGHIKKSDGYFVHHFAPSDLPRIPKNVVFVIDQSGSMHGRKIEQTRIALIHILNDLAEDDYFGLITFDGNIFHWKRELVQANSKNLESAKNFAQNIQDRGSTDINEAVLQGASMLNAHNREGSASILILLTDGDPTSGVTNLEKIQSNVREAIAGKFPLYCLGFGFDVDFKFLEKMSLQNNGVARRIYEDSDADLQLKGFYEEVATPLLTDVTMIYVGGTNLTQTNFSQYYNGSEIVVAGEITDNNIETFTPQVVAISSNRRIIFSNPNETVESTQTVSDDRIQRVWAYLTVKQLLDKELQLSETEKEKVKKEALELSLKYSFVTPLTSMVVTKPPGENTDVLHKPREGETPQRSQFTGGRAKSVTVPLLHRFLINTKNQTVPLCFDVSGSLQLKLLHHPSEELFVNGELDSVVNGGFNSIFIHFQTDHHVEIDSRGVTVRERQTVAHHTGQDTITAGSVTVVVHNKKVHVTAGKMRLVILVHEKNGNKFLWPVLKKHPSADDSEGLLAVKPAVYEVVQQVSVTKLKIKNQEVDVTSDSATDYSIDPPVTKNCWLMSADSALQRPLADFSVAQL